CGAGCGCTTCACCATGGATGACGGCCTGTCAAACGCCGTTCAGGAAGTTTTCGTACGCCTGTACGAAGAAGATCTGATCTACCGTGGCAAGCGTCTGGTGAACTGGGATCCGAAACTGCACACCGCGATTTCCGATCTGGAAGTGGAAAACAAAGACAAGAAAGGCCACATGTGGCATTTCCGCTACCCGCTGGCCGACGGCGTGAAAACTGCGGAAGGCAAAGACTACATTGTGGTCGCGACGACGCGTCCGGAAACCATGCTGGGTGATACCGGTGTGGCCGTGAACCCGGAAGATCCGCGCTATAAAGATCTGATTGGTAAAGAAATCATCCTGCCAATCGTCGATCGTCGTATCCCAATCGTCGGTGACGAGCACGCGGACATGGAAAAAGGCACCGGCTGTGTGAAAATCACTCCGGCGCACGATTTCAACGACTACGAAGTTGGTAAGCGTCACAGCCTGCCGATGATCAACATCCTGACCCTGGATGCCAACATTCGCGATACCGCGGAAGTCTTCACCACCAATGGCGAGCCAAGCGATGCCTACAGCGCAGCGCTGCCAGCCAGTTACCACGGCTTAGAGCGTTTTGCCGCGCGGAAAGCCATCGTGGCAGAGTTTGATACCCTGGGCCTGTTGGACGAAATTAAAGATCACGACCTGACCGTGCCTTACGGCGACCGTGGCGGTGTGGTGATCGAACCGATGCTGACCGATCAGTGGTACGTCCGCACGGCGCCGCTGGCCAAGCCTGCAGTTGAAGCAGTCGAGAACGGCGACATCCAGTTCGTACCGAAGCAGTACGAAAACATGTACTTCGCGTGGATGCGTGACGTGCAGGACTGGTGTATTTCCCGTCAGCTGTGGTGGGGCCACCGGATCCCGGCCTGGTACGACAATGACGGCAACGTCTACGTCGGCCGCACCGAAGCAGAAGTGCGTGAGCAAAACAACCTGGCACCGGTTGTGGTGCTGCGCCAGGACGATGACGTACTGGATACCTGGTTCTCCTCTGCACTGTGGACCTTCGGCACCCAAGGCTGGCCGGAAAACACCGAGGCCCTGAAGACCTTCCACCCGTCGGATGTGCTGGTGTCCGGTTTCGACATCATCTTCTTCTGGGTTGCGCGCATGATCATGATGACGCTGCACTTCGTGAAAGATGAAAACGGCAAACCGCAGGTACCGTTCAAGACCGTTTACATGACCGGCCTGATCCGTGATGAAAACGGCGACAAAATGTCGAAATCCAAGGGGAACGTGCTGGATCCAATCGACATGATCGACGGCATCGATCTGGAGTCGCTGGTCGAAAAACGCACCGGCAACATGATGCAGCCACAGCTGGCCGCCAAGATCGAGAAGAACACCCGCAAGACGTTTGAGAACGGGATTGAACCATACGGGACTGACGCCCTGCGTTTCACGCTGGCAGCCATGGCTTCGACCGGCCGTGACATCAACTGGGACATGAAGCGCCTGGAAGGTTACCGTAACTTCTGTAACAAGCTGTGGAACGCCAGCCGCTACGTGCTGATGAACACCGAAGATCAGGATTGCGGCTTCGCCGAAGGTGCCGAGCTGGAATACTCACTGGCAGACCAGTGGATCGAATCTCAGTTCGAACTGGCCGCGAAAGATTTCAATGCCCACATTGAAAACTTCCGTCTCGATATGGCGGCGAACACTATCTATGAGTTCATCTGGAACCAGTTCTGTGACTGGTACCTGGAGCTGACCAAGCCGGTCCTGTGGAAAGGCAGCGAAGCGCAGCAACGTGCAACCCGCCGTACCCTGATCACCGTGCTGGAGAAGACGCTGCGTCTGGCCCACCCGGTGATCCCGTACATCACCGAAACCATCTGGCAGAGCGTCAAGCCATTGGTAGACGGTGTTGAAGGCGACACCATTATGCTGCAGGCGCTGCCGCAGTACGACGAAGCCAACTTCAATGCCGAGGCCCTGGCGGATATTGAGTGGGTGAAGAGCTTCATCACCAGCATCCGTAACCTGCGTGCCGAGTACGACATCGCACCGAGCAAGCCGCTGGATGTGATGATGAAAGCCGCAGATGACAAAGACGCAGCGCGTCTGGAAGCCAACAAGGCCGTACTGGTGTCCCTGGCGAAACTGGAAGATATCCGTGTGCTGGCCGCCGGCGAAGCAACCCCGGCCTGTGCTACGGCGCTGGTTGGCAAGTCTGAGCTGATGATCCCAATGGCCGGTCTGATCGACAAAGACGCTGAGCTTGACCGCCTGGCGAAAGAAATCCAGAAGACCGAAGGCGAGATCAAACGCATCGAAGGGAAACTGGGCAATGAAGGCTTCGTCGCCAAAGCGCCGGAAGCCGTGGTTGCCAAAGAGCGTGAGAAGCTGGACGGCTACAAAGAAACATTGGTGAAACTGGCAGAGCAGCAGGCGACCATCGCGGCGCTGTAAGCTCTCTCGGACAGATCCGCCGAACGCAGGCGGGTCTTGCCAAACCGATCAAGGCTGACGAGCATTCGTCAGCCTTTTCTTTTTTCCGGCTTCGCTGCTCAGATGTTCAATCCCTGCTTCTGCATCCTGGTCGCCAGGCCATCACGACCAGTCCCTCCCTGCGATTCCTTCACTGCAATTCCTTCACGGCCATGTCCCGACTGTGATTCCTTCACAAACAGATGATAGCCTTCAACTATCAATTTAATAGTAACAATCAACTTTCACTATTGATAATCATTCGCAATACTCAGGGTATCCAAACGAGGAAGCCGTGATGAAAAAGACCCTGAGTTTT
Above is a window of Photobacterium sp. TY1-4 DNA encoding:
- a CDS encoding valine--tRNA ligase, producing the protein MEKTYNPQSIEKALYQRWEEAGYFKPHGDTTKDAYSIMIPPPNVTGSLHMGHAFQDTIMDTLIRCERMKGKNTLWQVGTDHAGIATQMVVERKIAAEEGKTKHDYGRDAFIDKIWEWKGESGGTITKQLRRLGASVDWDRERFTMDDGLSNAVQEVFVRLYEEDLIYRGKRLVNWDPKLHTAISDLEVENKDKKGHMWHFRYPLADGVKTAEGKDYIVVATTRPETMLGDTGVAVNPEDPRYKDLIGKEIILPIVDRRIPIVGDEHADMEKGTGCVKITPAHDFNDYEVGKRHSLPMINILTLDANIRDTAEVFTTNGEPSDAYSAALPASYHGLERFAARKAIVAEFDTLGLLDEIKDHDLTVPYGDRGGVVIEPMLTDQWYVRTAPLAKPAVEAVENGDIQFVPKQYENMYFAWMRDVQDWCISRQLWWGHRIPAWYDNDGNVYVGRTEAEVREQNNLAPVVVLRQDDDVLDTWFSSALWTFGTQGWPENTEALKTFHPSDVLVSGFDIIFFWVARMIMMTLHFVKDENGKPQVPFKTVYMTGLIRDENGDKMSKSKGNVLDPIDMIDGIDLESLVEKRTGNMMQPQLAAKIEKNTRKTFENGIEPYGTDALRFTLAAMASTGRDINWDMKRLEGYRNFCNKLWNASRYVLMNTEDQDCGFAEGAELEYSLADQWIESQFELAAKDFNAHIENFRLDMAANTIYEFIWNQFCDWYLELTKPVLWKGSEAQQRATRRTLITVLEKTLRLAHPVIPYITETIWQSVKPLVDGVEGDTIMLQALPQYDEANFNAEALADIEWVKSFITSIRNLRAEYDIAPSKPLDVMMKAADDKDAARLEANKAVLVSLAKLEDIRVLAAGEATPACATALVGKSELMIPMAGLIDKDAELDRLAKEIQKTEGEIKRIEGKLGNEGFVAKAPEAVVAKEREKLDGYKETLVKLAEQQATIAAL